From a region of the Pseudomonadaceae bacterium SI-3 genome:
- a CDS encoding DNA repair nucleotidyltransferase, translated as MLWACILLPQLAMDGVLRSRPDAEAPLALLSGTPQRRVLQAVNPAARALGLKAGQSLVAAQALTRGFETAEYDLASIERWQQFLAAWAYGFSSQVSLHYPRCLLMEVQSSLGLFGPWPRLEARLRTELSALGFGHRITLAPNPAAARVLANVYGSLAVTDTQTLHQVLADLPVDRLGLPRDVSHALARMGLRTFKQLLALPRNGLAKRFPAEALRHLDTLLEHRPLALNFYRPPDRFDARIELNFEVESHPALLFPLRRLTADLAAYLAGRDSGVQRFTLHLEHRSLPESQLPIGLLSAERDPAMLFELTRGRLEHLQLPAPVLAIRLLADQLPAFVPEHRELFDERPQQSLPWEQLRERLRARLGDAAVQGLAARADHRPECAWRPQHAAHLELPSTTAPRPGWLLSETKPLHEASLRILSGPERIESGWWDGGDVRRDYYLVETRTGQRGWAFRSVTGGPLMLHGWFA; from the coding sequence ATGCTCTGGGCCTGCATCCTGCTGCCGCAACTGGCCATGGACGGTGTGCTGCGTAGCCGCCCCGATGCCGAAGCGCCACTGGCACTATTGAGCGGTACACCACAGCGCCGCGTACTACAGGCGGTCAATCCGGCGGCGCGGGCACTCGGGTTAAAAGCAGGGCAATCATTGGTTGCCGCTCAGGCGCTGACCCGAGGATTCGAGACAGCCGAATACGACCTGGCCTCGATCGAACGCTGGCAGCAGTTCCTCGCCGCCTGGGCTTACGGCTTCAGTTCGCAGGTCAGTCTGCACTACCCGCGCTGCCTGCTTATGGAAGTGCAGTCCAGCCTCGGCCTGTTCGGCCCCTGGCCTCGCCTGGAAGCGCGTTTGCGCACGGAGCTGAGCGCATTGGGCTTCGGACATCGCATCACGCTGGCACCCAATCCGGCCGCCGCGCGGGTACTGGCTAACGTGTATGGCAGCTTGGCCGTGACGGACACCCAGACGCTGCATCAGGTACTGGCTGATCTGCCGGTAGATCGCCTCGGCTTGCCACGTGATGTGTCCCACGCCTTGGCGCGCATGGGCTTGCGCACCTTCAAGCAACTACTGGCGCTGCCTCGGAACGGTCTGGCAAAGCGCTTTCCGGCAGAAGCCCTGAGACACCTCGACACCCTGCTGGAGCATCGCCCACTGGCTCTGAATTTCTACCGCCCGCCCGACCGCTTCGATGCGCGTATCGAGCTGAACTTCGAAGTCGAGTCGCACCCGGCCCTGCTTTTCCCGCTGCGCCGTCTGACGGCCGACCTCGCCGCTTACCTGGCAGGCCGCGACAGCGGGGTCCAACGATTCACGTTGCATCTGGAGCACCGCAGCCTCCCCGAGAGCCAGCTACCGATCGGCCTGCTCAGTGCCGAGCGCGACCCGGCCATGCTATTCGAGCTGACCCGCGGTCGCCTGGAGCATCTGCAGCTTCCAGCACCGGTGCTGGCCATACGACTGCTCGCAGACCAGCTGCCAGCCTTCGTCCCCGAGCATCGCGAGCTTTTCGATGAGCGACCGCAACAGTCATTGCCCTGGGAGCAATTGCGCGAGCGGTTGCGAGCCCGATTGGGCGACGCCGCCGTGCAGGGGCTTGCTGCTCGCGCCGACCATCGCCCCGAATGCGCCTGGCGACCGCAGCATGCAGCCCACCTTGAGCTGCCATCGACCACAGCACCCCGCCCCGGCTGGCTGCTGAGCGAAACTAAACCGTTGCATGAAGCTTCGCTGCGCATCCTCTCTGGCCCCGAGCGTATCGAATCGGGCTGGTGGGACGGTGGCGATGTGCGCCGCGACTATTACCTGGTGGAAACCCGCACGGGCCAACGCGGCTGGGCCTTTCGCTCAGTCACGGGAGGGCCGTTGATGTTGCACGGCTGGTTCGCATGA
- a CDS encoding 3-phosphoserine/phosphohydroxythreonine transaminase, translated as MSKRAFNFCAGPAALPEAVLQRAQAELLDWQGRGLSVMEMSHRSDEYTAIAEKAEQDLRDLLSIPSNYKVLFLQGGASQQFAEIPLNLLPEDGVADYIDTGIWSRKSIEEAKRYGHVNVAASAKPYDYFAIPGQNEWKLSADAAYLHYASNETIGGLQFDWVPEVGDTPLVVDMSSDILSRKLDVSRFGLIYAGAQKNIGPSGLVVVIVREDLLGRARSSCPTMLNYKVAADNGSMYNTPATFSWYLSGLVFEWLKEQGGVEAMEQRNRAKKDLLYGVIDSSDFYSNPIATNARSWMNVPFRLADEQLDKTFLAGADARGLLNLKGHRSVGGMRASIYNAVGLDAVEALVAYMREFEKEHG; from the coding sequence ATGAGCAAACGCGCGTTCAATTTCTGCGCTGGCCCGGCCGCGCTCCCTGAGGCCGTATTGCAACGCGCCCAGGCCGAACTCCTTGACTGGCAAGGTCGGGGCCTGTCGGTGATGGAAATGAGCCATCGCAGTGACGAGTACACGGCGATCGCCGAGAAGGCTGAGCAGGATCTGCGCGACCTGCTGAGCATTCCTTCGAACTACAAGGTGCTGTTCCTGCAGGGTGGCGCCAGCCAGCAGTTTGCTGAGATTCCGCTGAATTTGCTGCCAGAAGACGGTGTCGCCGATTACATCGATACCGGCATTTGGTCGCGCAAGAGCATCGAAGAAGCCAAGCGTTATGGCCACGTCAACGTAGCCGCGAGTGCCAAGCCATACGACTATTTCGCGATCCCCGGCCAGAATGAATGGAAACTCAGCGCTGATGCGGCATACCTGCATTACGCCAGTAACGAAACCATTGGCGGCTTGCAATTCGACTGGGTGCCTGAGGTCGGCGATACCCCGCTTGTCGTTGATATGTCATCGGACATTCTTTCTCGCAAACTGGACGTATCCCGCTTCGGCCTGATCTATGCTGGCGCGCAAAAGAACATCGGTCCGTCGGGACTTGTGGTGGTTATCGTTCGGGAGGACTTGCTAGGTCGTGCGCGCTCAAGCTGTCCGACGATGCTCAACTACAAAGTCGCTGCCGATAACGGATCCATGTACAACACGCCTGCAACTTTTTCCTGGTACCTCTCGGGCCTGGTGTTCGAGTGGCTGAAGGAGCAGGGCGGCGTCGAGGCCATGGAACAGCGCAACCGCGCCAAGAAGGATCTGCTCTACGGCGTCATCGATTCCAGCGATTTCTATTCGAATCCGATCGCCACCAACGCTCGCTCTTGGATGAACGTACCGTTCAGGCTCGCCGACGAGCAGCTGGACAAGACATTCCTCGCCGGTGCCGATGCGCGCGGTCTGCTCAACCTCAAAGGTCACCGTTCGGTGGGCGGCATGCGTGCCTCCATCTATAACGCAGTCGGCCTGGATGCGGTCGAGGCACTTGTCGCCTACATGCGCGAGTTCGAGAAGGAGCACGGCTGA
- a CDS encoding DUF3649 domain-containing protein, with amino-acid sequence MKRYPPLPLDLAGRITAALFGGYALAFGFTAFLSVYLPLARADRVVTASLLCFAVWVAAVIYTFAARSALRAWLWLGGLTVLLCLAAYLPVEWRSRP; translated from the coding sequence ATGAAGCGTTACCCCCCCCTCCCATTGGATCTGGCCGGACGCATCACGGCCGCTTTGTTCGGCGGCTATGCGCTGGCATTCGGCTTTACCGCCTTCCTGTCCGTTTACTTGCCCTTGGCGCGAGCGGATCGAGTGGTTACGGCCAGTCTGCTGTGTTTTGCCGTCTGGGTAGCCGCCGTCATCTATACCTTTGCGGCCCGCAGCGCCTTGCGGGCCTGGCTGTGGCTGGGGGGGCTGACAGTCCTGCTCTGCCTGGCTGCCTATCTGCCTGTTGAATGGAGGAGCCGACCGTGA
- the dnaE2 gene encoding error-prone DNA polymerase (DNA polymerase involved in damage-induced mutagenesis and translesion synthesis. It is not the major replicative DNA polymerase.), which yields MTPEYAELHCLSNFSFQRGASSAKELFERAALQGYRALAITDECTLAGIVRAWQASKETGLPLIVGSEMQIENGPKLLMLVENLLGYQRLCRLITCARRRAEKGQYQLLADDLSEPLDGLLAIWITPHFDADAEGLWLRERFPARLWLGIGLHRGPDDETHRCQLQGLAKRVGIPAVACGDVHMHARGRRALQDCMTAIRHHLPVAEAGRHLFPNGERHLRRREELAQLYPPELLAETLRIAERCQFSLKELKYQYPHELVPAGHNASSWLRKLVEDGMRWRWPAGVTDKSRALVEHELQLITELHYESYFLTVHDIVRFARERHILCQGRGSAANSTVCFVLGITELDPSHSRLLFERFLSRERNEPPDIDVDFEHERREEVIQYVFRRYGRNRAALTAVASSYRATGAVRDVAKALGLPPDQINALAECCGRWSEHVPDDARLQEAGFDPSSPVLRRVMVLTNELIGFPRHLSQHPGGFVISEYPLDTLVPVENASMADRTVIQWDKDDLDVVGLLKVDVLALGMLSALRRCFDLIARYRGTQWTIATLPKEDRPTYEMISRADTVGVFQIESRAQMAMLPRLRPQTFYDLVIQVAIVRPGPIQGDMVHPYLRRRNKEEPVEYPSDELKPVFERTLGVPLFQEQVMELAIVAAEYTADEADKLRRAMAAWKRHGSLEPHRVRLSERMLARGYSAEFVARIFEQIKGFSSYGFPESHAASFALLTYASCWLKCHEPAAFACALINSWPMGFYNPDQILQDARRHQLEIRPLDVCHSGWDCSLEPTDTHQPAIRLGLRLVRGFRQEDARRIEAARQQQAFVGIDDLCLRARLDARAREQLADAGALKGLVGHRHQARWAVAGFEPQLPLFADQVQTPEAAVPLPLPSVGEELMTDYATLGTTLGPHPLALLRDQLRSRRCRSSRELVEVEHGRLVSVAGLVIGRQRPQTASGVIFVTLEDEFGMINVVVWHDLAERQRRVLIQSQMLRIDGHLESANGVRHVIAGRLSDLTPMLTGLDVRSRDFQ from the coding sequence ATGACGCCCGAATACGCCGAACTGCACTGCCTCTCCAACTTCAGTTTCCAACGGGGCGCCTCCAGCGCCAAAGAGTTGTTCGAGCGCGCCGCACTGCAGGGCTATCGGGCCTTGGCAATTACTGATGAATGCACCCTGGCCGGCATCGTCCGCGCCTGGCAGGCGTCCAAGGAAACAGGCCTGCCGCTGATTGTCGGCAGCGAAATGCAGATCGAGAACGGCCCGAAGCTGCTCATGTTGGTCGAAAACCTGCTTGGGTATCAGCGCTTGTGCCGGCTGATTACTTGCGCAAGACGTCGCGCCGAGAAAGGTCAGTACCAGCTGCTGGCCGATGACCTGAGCGAGCCCTTGGATGGGCTGTTGGCCATCTGGATCACTCCCCACTTCGATGCTGACGCGGAAGGTCTCTGGCTGCGCGAACGCTTTCCAGCACGCCTCTGGCTGGGCATCGGACTGCATCGCGGGCCGGATGATGAAACGCACCGGTGTCAGTTGCAGGGACTGGCCAAGCGCGTGGGCATACCCGCGGTGGCCTGTGGCGATGTGCATATGCATGCCCGTGGCCGGCGCGCCCTGCAGGATTGCATGACCGCGATCCGCCATCACCTGCCTGTAGCCGAGGCCGGGCGCCACTTGTTCCCCAACGGTGAACGCCACCTGCGCCGGCGCGAGGAACTGGCCCAGCTGTATCCACCCGAACTGCTTGCCGAGACATTACGTATCGCCGAACGCTGCCAGTTCAGCCTTAAAGAGCTGAAGTATCAGTACCCGCACGAGCTGGTACCCGCTGGCCACAATGCCAGCTCCTGGCTGCGCAAACTGGTCGAAGATGGCATGAGATGGCGATGGCCGGCAGGCGTAACGGACAAATCGCGTGCGCTGGTCGAACATGAACTGCAGCTGATCACCGAACTGCATTACGAAAGCTACTTTCTCACCGTTCACGACATCGTCCGTTTCGCCCGCGAACGCCACATTCTGTGTCAGGGTCGCGGTTCGGCAGCCAACTCGACGGTGTGTTTCGTACTGGGCATCACCGAACTCGACCCCTCGCACAGCCGGCTTTTGTTCGAGCGTTTCCTCTCGCGCGAGCGCAACGAGCCGCCGGATATCGATGTCGACTTCGAGCACGAACGCCGCGAAGAAGTGATCCAGTATGTGTTTCGCCGCTACGGTCGCAATCGCGCCGCACTGACGGCGGTGGCGAGCTCCTACCGCGCCACCGGCGCAGTGCGAGACGTAGCCAAAGCGCTTGGCCTGCCGCCGGATCAGATCAATGCCCTGGCCGAATGCTGCGGGCGCTGGAGTGAGCACGTACCTGATGACGCCCGACTTCAGGAAGCCGGCTTCGACCCCAGCAGCCCGGTGTTGCGCCGAGTAATGGTGCTGACCAATGAGTTGATCGGCTTTCCTCGCCACCTTTCACAGCATCCGGGCGGGTTCGTCATTTCCGAATATCCGTTGGATACCTTGGTGCCGGTCGAGAACGCCAGCATGGCCGACCGTACCGTGATCCAGTGGGACAAGGATGATCTCGATGTGGTCGGCTTGCTCAAGGTCGATGTACTGGCGCTCGGCATGCTCAGCGCGCTGCGTCGTTGTTTCGATCTGATCGCCCGCTATCGCGGTACGCAGTGGACCATTGCCACACTGCCCAAGGAAGACCGGCCGACCTACGAGATGATCAGCCGCGCCGACACCGTGGGCGTTTTCCAGATCGAATCGCGAGCGCAAATGGCCATGCTGCCGCGGCTGCGTCCCCAGACGTTCTACGATCTGGTGATTCAGGTCGCCATCGTGCGACCCGGGCCGATTCAGGGCGACATGGTTCACCCCTACCTGCGCCGGCGCAATAAAGAAGAGCCGGTGGAGTATCCCTCTGATGAACTGAAACCCGTATTCGAGCGCACCCTTGGCGTGCCGCTGTTTCAAGAGCAAGTGATGGAGCTGGCAATCGTCGCCGCTGAATACACCGCCGACGAAGCCGACAAGTTGCGCCGCGCCATGGCCGCCTGGAAACGACACGGCAGCCTCGAGCCGCACCGTGTGAGATTGAGCGAACGCATGCTCGCCCGTGGCTACAGCGCAGAATTCGTTGCACGGATCTTTGAGCAGATCAAAGGCTTCAGCAGCTACGGCTTCCCCGAATCCCATGCGGCCAGCTTCGCCCTGCTCACCTATGCCAGTTGCTGGCTCAAATGTCATGAACCAGCCGCCTTCGCCTGCGCACTGATCAACAGCTGGCCGATGGGCTTCTACAATCCCGATCAGATTCTCCAGGACGCCCGTCGCCATCAACTCGAGATCCGCCCACTGGACGTCTGTCACAGCGGCTGGGATTGCAGCCTTGAGCCGACCGACACCCATCAGCCAGCAATCCGTCTGGGGCTGCGCCTGGTACGAGGCTTTCGCCAGGAGGATGCGCGTCGAATCGAGGCGGCACGTCAGCAGCAAGCCTTTGTCGGTATCGATGACCTGTGCCTGCGAGCCCGACTGGATGCCCGTGCGCGGGAACAGCTGGCCGACGCCGGGGCGCTGAAAGGACTTGTCGGGCATCGTCATCAGGCTCGCTGGGCGGTGGCCGGCTTCGAGCCGCAGCTGCCGCTGTTCGCTGATCAGGTCCAGACCCCGGAGGCAGCGGTGCCTCTGCCCTTGCCCTCGGTCGGTGAAGAGTTGATGACCGATTACGCCACCCTGGGTACCACGCTTGGCCCACACCCGTTGGCCTTGCTGCGTGACCAGCTGCGAAGCCGACGCTGCCGCAGCTCGCGCGAGCTGGTCGAAGTCGAACATGGTCGGCTGGTCAGCGTGGCCGGTCTGGTTATTGGTCGCCAACGCCCGCAGACCGCCAGCGGCGTCATCTTCGTCACCCTTGAAGACGAGTTCGGCATGATCAACGTAGTGGTCTGGCACGACCTGGCCGAGCGGCAGCGACGGGTATTGATACAGTCCCAAATGCTTCGAATCGATGGGCACCTTGAATCGGCAAACGGCGTGCGTCACGTCATCGCCGGACGTCTGAGCGACCTCACCCCAATGCTCACCGGCCTCGACGTGCGCAGCCGGGATTTTCAATAA
- a CDS encoding DNA lesion error-prone repair protein ImuA yields MSSVVSLDRLLDARQLWRGQPSIVSTSNQPTGHPTLDAALPGSGWPDSALSELLIATTGIGELRLLWPTLARLTSAGERVVLVAPPHLPFPHAWLAAGVDLRQLSLVQAHGRDALWAAEQCLRSGSCGAVLCWPQQADDRALRRLQVAAETGQTLAFAYRSLREAVNPSPAALRLAVEARPAQVRILKCRGGLAPVQPISAVGWQ; encoded by the coding sequence ATGTCTTCCGTTGTCTCCCTTGATCGATTGCTCGATGCGCGCCAGCTATGGCGCGGCCAGCCAAGCATCGTCTCGACCAGTAACCAGCCGACCGGCCATCCCACCCTGGACGCCGCCTTGCCCGGAAGCGGCTGGCCGGACTCGGCACTGAGCGAGCTGCTGATCGCCACCACCGGCATCGGCGAACTGCGTCTGCTCTGGCCCACCCTGGCACGGTTGACCAGTGCCGGCGAACGGGTAGTACTGGTCGCACCGCCTCACCTGCCCTTCCCTCATGCCTGGCTCGCTGCCGGGGTCGATCTGCGCCAACTCAGTCTCGTTCAGGCGCACGGACGCGACGCCTTATGGGCGGCGGAACAGTGTTTGCGTTCAGGCAGTTGCGGTGCAGTGCTGTGCTGGCCACAGCAGGCCGATGACCGCGCCTTGCGTCGCCTGCAGGTGGCCGCCGAGACCGGACAGACACTGGCCTTCGCCTATCGCTCTTTACGCGAAGCGGTAAATCCCTCGCCAGCGGCATTGCGGTTGGCAGTCGAAGCTCGCCCGGCTCAAGTGCGTATTCTCAAGTGCCGCGGCGGACTGGCGCCCGTCCAGCCAATTTCTGCCGTGGGATGGCAGTGA
- the mtnA gene encoding S-methyl-5-thioribose-1-phosphate isomerase, with protein MRERLLAAEKVKAIEWQGGQLRLLDQRKLPLEELWHTYDSAAAVATAIREMVVRGAPAIGISAAYGLAMGLRARLAEGGDWRAALESDFEILAASRPTAVNLFWALNQMRERLDRLKPGEDPLTAAEAQAASIHASDREANLTMAQFGVDLIRKHQGNPQNLLTHCNTGALATGGFGTALGVIRGAHLEGLVECVYADETRPWLQGSRLTAWELAGEGVPVMLNADSAAAHLMKTRGITWVIVGADRITANGDVANKIGTYQLAVLAMHHGVRFMVVASSSTIDMELESGDDIPIEERAGHELLEVNGQRFAADVDVFNPVFDVTPADLIDAIVTEKGIVERPNAAKLAALMSRKRLH; from the coding sequence ATGCGCGAACGTTTGTTGGCCGCGGAAAAGGTAAAGGCCATCGAATGGCAGGGCGGACAGCTGCGTTTGCTTGACCAGCGCAAGCTGCCACTGGAAGAGCTGTGGCATACCTATGATTCTGCTGCAGCAGTCGCTACGGCGATCCGCGAGATGGTCGTGCGTGGCGCGCCCGCCATCGGCATCAGTGCTGCGTACGGGCTGGCCATGGGGCTCAGAGCCCGACTCGCCGAAGGTGGAGACTGGCGCGCGGCACTCGAATCCGATTTCGAAATACTGGCTGCCTCGCGTCCGACCGCCGTCAATTTGTTCTGGGCGCTGAATCAAATGCGTGAGCGCCTCGACCGCTTGAAGCCTGGCGAGGATCCATTGACCGCTGCCGAGGCTCAGGCGGCGTCCATTCATGCCAGTGATCGCGAAGCCAATCTGACCATGGCGCAGTTCGGCGTCGACCTGATCCGCAAGCATCAGGGCAATCCGCAGAACCTGCTGACTCATTGCAATACCGGTGCGCTCGCGACCGGTGGCTTCGGTACTGCACTTGGCGTGATTCGTGGCGCGCATCTGGAAGGGCTTGTCGAGTGCGTCTACGCCGATGAAACCCGTCCCTGGCTGCAAGGCTCTCGGCTGACGGCCTGGGAGCTGGCCGGCGAGGGCGTGCCGGTCATGCTGAACGCTGACTCGGCGGCGGCGCACCTGATGAAGACGCGCGGCATCACCTGGGTCATTGTCGGTGCCGATCGGATCACCGCCAATGGTGACGTCGCCAACAAGATCGGGACCTATCAGCTTGCCGTGCTGGCCATGCATCATGGCGTACGGTTCATGGTGGTGGCGTCCAGTTCGACCATCGATATGGAGTTGGAGTCAGGTGATGACATTCCCATCGAGGAGCGCGCCGGGCATGAGCTGCTGGAGGTCAACGGTCAGCGGTTTGCGGCGGATGTCGACGTCTTTAATCCAGTGTTCGATGTCACCCCTGCCGACCTGATCGATGCCATCGTCACGGAGAAAGGCATCGTCGAACGGCCAAATGCAGCCAAGCTCGCCGCGCTAATGAGCCGCAAGCGGCTCCACTGA
- a CDS encoding DUF3325 domain-containing protein, which translates to MTLLAFALAYIGMLALCLAMPRHHRQLFNRAPSLLQQRGLRLLAGGLLVAIVLLDVAALGWAIGLVVCLGQLMCAGVLVGLMLAWRERMAVPMGAALGLIGTLNALM; encoded by the coding sequence ATGACGCTACTTGCTTTTGCCTTGGCTTACATCGGCATGCTTGCGCTGTGCCTGGCGATGCCTCGCCACCATCGTCAACTGTTCAATCGCGCGCCGAGCCTCCTTCAGCAACGTGGGCTGCGCCTGTTGGCAGGCGGCTTGCTGGTTGCCATCGTCCTGCTGGATGTCGCAGCGCTGGGATGGGCCATCGGTCTGGTGGTCTGCCTGGGGCAACTGATGTGCGCCGGGGTGCTGGTAGGCCTGATGCTCGCCTGGCGTGAGCGCATGGCAGTACCCATGGGCGCTGCACTGGGTTTGATAGGGACGCTAAACGCTCTGATGTGA
- a CDS encoding DNA gyrase subunit A, whose product MGELAKEILPVNIEDELKQSYLDYAMSVIVGRALPDARDGLKPVHRRVLFAMSELGNDWNKPYKKSARVVGDVIGKYHPHGDSAVYDTIVRMAQPFSLRYMLVDGQGNFGSVDGDNAAAMRYTEVRMAKLAHELLADLDKETVDWVPNYDGTEQIPAVMPTKIPNLLVNGSSGIAVGMATNIPPHNLSEVIDGCLALIENADITIDELMQFIPGPDFPTAGIINGRAGIVEAYRTGRGRIYMRARSIIEDIDKVGGRQQIVITELPYQLNKARLIEKIAELVKEKKLEGITELRDESDKDGMRVVIELRRGEVPEVVLNNLYAQTQLQSVFGINVVALIDGQPRTLNLKELLEAFVRHRREVVTRRTVYELRKARERGHILEGQAVALSNIDPVIALIKASPTPAEAKEALIAEAWESSAVESMVERAGADSCRPEGLDPQYGLRDGKYYLSPEQAQAILDLRLHRLTGLEHEKLLSEYQEILTQIGELIRILTNPVRLMEVIREELEGVKRDFGDKRRTEILDVRLDLTLADLITEEERVVTISHGGYAKSQPLAAYQAQRRGGRGKAATGVKEEDYVEHLLVANSHTTLLLFSSKGKVYWLKTYEIPEASRTSRGRPLVNLLPLTEGEHITAMLQVDIEAARQQQLNGDEDIEDAEIISESDDVEEAIEGDETDDSVDEPTGTYIFMATAKGTVKKTPLSQFSRPRSVGLIALGLEEGDTLIAAAVTDGAREVMLFSDGGKVIRFKEKHVRTMGRTARGVRGMRLPEGQRLISMLIPEPDAQILTASLNGYGKRTVLAEFPRRGRGGQGVIAMVSNERNGPLVGAVQVQPGEEIMLISDQGTLVRTRVDEVSSLGRNTQGVTLIKLGKNEHLVGLERVQEPSEEDVLEDIEAVIDEDALDKEMPVVSTEPSEDDLLGGGGDVPPDVVPTDDEG is encoded by the coding sequence ATGGGCGAACTGGCCAAAGAAATCCTCCCGGTCAATATCGAAGACGAACTCAAGCAGTCCTACCTCGACTACGCCATGAGCGTGATCGTCGGTCGTGCGCTGCCGGATGCGCGCGACGGATTGAAGCCTGTGCATCGCCGTGTGCTTTTTGCCATGAGCGAGCTGGGCAACGACTGGAACAAACCGTACAAGAAATCCGCCCGTGTGGTCGGTGACGTGATCGGTAAATACCACCCCCACGGTGACTCGGCGGTTTACGACACCATCGTGCGGATGGCGCAGCCTTTCTCGCTGCGTTACATGCTGGTCGATGGCCAGGGCAACTTCGGTTCGGTGGACGGTGATAATGCAGCCGCCATGCGATACACCGAAGTGCGGATGGCCAAGCTGGCTCACGAGCTGCTGGCGGACCTGGACAAGGAAACCGTCGACTGGGTGCCCAACTACGACGGCACCGAGCAGATCCCGGCAGTCATGCCGACCAAGATTCCGAACCTGCTGGTCAACGGCTCCAGTGGTATTGCCGTCGGTATGGCGACCAATATCCCGCCGCACAACCTCAGTGAAGTCATCGATGGTTGCCTGGCACTGATCGAAAACGCCGACATCACCATCGATGAACTCATGCAGTTCATCCCGGGGCCGGACTTCCCAACCGCGGGCATCATCAACGGCCGTGCAGGCATCGTCGAGGCCTACCGCACCGGTCGCGGGCGCATCTATATGCGTGCCCGCTCGATCATCGAAGACATCGACAAGGTTGGCGGCCGTCAGCAGATCGTCATCACCGAGTTGCCTTATCAGCTGAACAAGGCACGACTGATCGAGAAGATCGCCGAGCTGGTCAAGGAAAAGAAGCTCGAAGGCATCACCGAGCTACGCGACGAGTCCGACAAGGACGGCATGCGCGTGGTCATCGAACTGCGCCGTGGTGAGGTGCCTGAGGTCGTTCTTAACAACCTCTACGCCCAGACCCAGCTGCAGAGCGTGTTCGGCATCAACGTGGTGGCCCTCATCGACGGCCAGCCACGTACCTTGAACCTCAAGGAGCTGCTCGAAGCCTTCGTTCGCCATCGCCGCGAAGTCGTCACCCGTCGGACCGTTTACGAGCTGCGCAAGGCGCGTGAACGTGGACATATTCTCGAGGGGCAGGCTGTAGCGCTGTCCAACATCGATCCCGTGATTGCGCTGATCAAGGCTTCACCGACGCCAGCCGAAGCCAAGGAAGCGCTGATTGCCGAAGCCTGGGAATCCAGCGCTGTCGAATCGATGGTCGAGCGCGCCGGTGCCGACTCCTGCCGCCCGGAAGGCCTCGATCCGCAGTACGGTCTACGCGACGGCAAGTACTACCTGTCACCAGAACAGGCGCAGGCCATTCTTGATCTGCGCTTGCATCGCCTGACTGGCCTTGAGCATGAAAAGCTGCTCAGCGAGTACCAGGAGATTCTGACTCAGATTGGCGAGCTGATCCGCATCTTGACCAACCCGGTACGTCTGATGGAGGTCATCCGCGAGGAGCTCGAAGGCGTCAAGCGGGACTTTGGCGACAAGCGCCGCACCGAGATCCTCGATGTGCGCCTGGACCTGACGCTGGCCGACCTGATCACCGAAGAAGAGCGTGTCGTCACTATCTCCCATGGTGGCTATGCCAAATCACAGCCGCTGGCCGCCTACCAGGCGCAGCGTCGCGGTGGTCGTGGCAAGGCCGCGACCGGGGTCAAGGAAGAGGACTACGTTGAGCATCTGCTGGTCGCCAACAGCCACACCACGCTGCTGCTGTTCTCCAGCAAGGGCAAGGTGTACTGGCTCAAGACCTATGAGATTCCTGAGGCGTCACGCACATCGCGCGGTCGTCCGCTGGTGAACTTGCTGCCGCTGACCGAGGGCGAGCATATAACCGCGATGCTGCAGGTCGATATCGAGGCGGCACGTCAGCAACAGCTGAACGGTGACGAGGATATCGAGGACGCCGAAATCATCAGCGAAAGCGATGATGTCGAAGAGGCAATCGAGGGTGACGAGACCGATGACTCGGTGGATGAGCCTACTGGTACCTACATCTTCATGGCGACTGCGAAGGGCACCGTGAAGAAGACGCCGCTATCGCAATTCAGCCGCCCGCGTAGCGTGGGTCTGATCGCACTGGGCCTGGAGGAGGGTGACACTCTCATCGCGGCTGCCGTAACCGACGGTGCGCGCGAGGTGATGCTGTTCTCCGACGGCGGCAAAGTTATCCGGTTCAAGGAAAAGCACGTCCGTACCATGGGTCGTACCGCCCGCGGTGTACGCGGCATGCGCCTACCTGAAGGTCAGCGCCTGATTTCGATGCTGATCCCCGAGCCGGATGCCCAGATCCTAACGGCGAGCCTGAACGGCTATGGTAAGCGCACCGTCTTGGCTGAGTTCCCGCGTCGTGGCCGTGGCGGCCAGGGCGTAATCGCCATGGTTTCGAACGAGCGTAACGGGCCGCTGGTTGGTGCCGTCCAGGTGCAGCCAGGCGAGGAAATCATGCTGATTTCCGATCAAGGCACCCTGGTGCGTACCCGTGTCGACGAGGTGTCGTCGCTGGGACGCAATACGCAGGGCGTCACCCTCATCAAGCTAGGCAAGAATGAACACCTTGTCGGTCTTGAACGGGTACAAGAACCCTCTGAGGAAGACGTTCTGGAAGACATCGAGGCGGTAATCGATGAGGATGCGCTGGATAAGGAAATGCCAGTAGTCAGCACCGAGCCAAGCGAAGATGATTTGCTGGGTGGCGGCGGTGACGTTCCGCCAGATGTAGTGCCCACCGACGACGAGGGCTAA